From Coffea arabica cultivar ET-39 chromosome 2e, Coffea Arabica ET-39 HiFi, whole genome shotgun sequence, the proteins below share one genomic window:
- the LOC113728758 gene encoding uncharacterized protein, translated as MFNVVHIDEKWFYMTKECEKYYLYHQGEQPLRTCKSKKFIVKVMFLAAIARTRFDCSGNPTFDEKSGIFPFVFKELAKMSSKNHMPRDGGSVTEILIQQDNGKPHIDPTDPKFIETASRDGFDIHLSFQPPNSPDMNILDLGYFRAIQCLQHQEAPVSIDELILAVKKSFDQLSSESLNNVFLTLQSCMVEVMKNLGGHNYKVLHIGKHHLMKEGCLPL; from the exons ATGTTCAATGTTGTGCATATTGATGAAAAGTGGTTTTACATGACTAAAGAATGTGAAAAGTATTATCTTTATCATCAAGGAGAACAACCTCTTAGGACATGTAAGAGCAAAAAATTCATTGTGAAAGTTATGTTCCTAGCTGCTATTGCTCGAACACGTTTTGATTGCTCTGGTAACCcaacatttgatgaaaaaagTGGGATTTTCCCTTTTGTATTTAAAGAACTTGCAAAAATGAGTAGTAAAAATCATATG CCACGGGATGGTGGTAGTGTTACTGAAATTTTGATCCAACAAGATAATGGAAAACCACATATTGATCCTACTGATCCTAAATTTATTGAAACTGCTTCTAGGGATGGATTTGATATTCACTTGTCATTTCAGCCTCCTAACAGTCCGGACATGAATATTCTTGACTTAGGATATTTTAGAGCTATACAGTGCTTACAACATCAAGAAGCACCCGTGTCAATTGATGAGCTAATTCTTGCTGTGAAAAAGTCATTTGATCAATTATCAAGTGAAAGTCTGAACAATGTTTTCTTAACATTGCAATCTTGTATGGTAGAGGTGATGAAAAATCTTGGGGGACATAATTATAAAGTGCTACACATTGGGAAGCACCATTTAATGAAAGAAGGTTGTCTTCCACTATAA
- the LOC113728757 gene encoding uncharacterized protein yields MREYYAYKLQMRDKYCPNILNTGRLLQQYVVDMYIKIESQRLYYYKNKQEFIRREELQGVMDSVIAGQCQGSKVGQRVVLPASFIGGPRYMKRRYVDAMALVQKFGKPDLFITITCNPSWPEIKDHMLRTDEGHNRPDLLTRVFHAKLDMLKQELFKKEIFGSVAAYTYVIEFQKRGLPHAHFLIILKPCSKLYSTDSYDQIVSAEIPDESKNQHLFNMVRRHMIHGPCGKKNPNNVCMQGQHQKKCRNNYAKPFSDKTFHGDNAYPTYQRRNNGYKMMVRGHEVDNRWVVPYNPYILAKFNCHINVEICSTVKAVKYIYKYIYKGHDKIHFRVNSDSSNDSNSDANLSTVDEIKDYQSARWVCAVEGIWRIYRFLLSEMHPSIIHLQLHLENCQPLNFRGDQDLRDVVRNRFAKTTMLTEFFYMNSTDPLAQNLKCTYKEFPEHFVWYPGRRKWEPRKQKDSIGRIVTASPMEGERYFLRLLLTHVNSPTSFDDLRTINGAYVHTFREAAILRGYFESDKSQEQCLEEASLYHMPYSLRRLFATLLVHFPPSNPRYLWEQFEQPLSEDMSNIPEISVDQIRLQVLCQINEFLQSMGKDINQYALVSNTLYFVALNKNTRDTIAETRISVPEHDLLAIKQLNVDQKKAFDIIMNAVFVHKKGIFFIDGPGGTGKTFLYRALLAETRSKGYIALATASCGVAASILPGGRTAHSRFEIPIAGTPDKQCRVSKQSSLAKLLQSAILIIWDEAPMAHKASIESVDKLLRDIMDSNDLFGSKVIVLRGDFRQVLPVVTKGSKFEFIDASIVNSYIWPQLRRLHLTENMRARHDPEFTQYLLRIGNGMEPVIFKNSIQIPPSMLIRYTNEEQSLTALIRTVFPDLKAFSDQNLSAVNRAILTTKNDFVDQINERLIVHLEGQLQEYISRDKCIDSSDQTIMEDLLNSLTPNGFPPHKLLLKPYCPIMLLRNIDAPQGLCNGTRLICKSLSSNIIHAVITCCEFAGKEVFIHRISFRVENSSDSPVPFERIQFPIRPCFAMTINKAQGQTLDFVGIYLREPVFSHGQLYVAMSRAKNSSSVKILIKPSIFDDEQDSITENIVYTESQQERNIIPFSEIIPGIQNWTALVQVLDKQKALLSKAGNRYQKLILIDQQGTTVEAMIYKSDIDFFRNHFQLYKRYILCNARIEYTPSEYRSHPNQFITKHIPKSDILGIVAEVHPRIQRATTATREVVIIDKSMMPVILTLWGEHETDEGQTIANIIDTMPLIVALRIKVSSYHTLNLSTKFGSSILVNPPIQQTADLKHWATETQAEIKKLMAEKAYHNRAKLLPQPRDDEVTTIQDFLAFPTKKAYWLRGTPRLLDKSQRLWYNACPQCHKSFRGKPAWKIVCTSCNKQVNITARCRLTVELADYSGVLTLDLYDNDALQLLPFTLLEMQDLENKHELNYEAIEEAINSTVITCFVKKMINTHASTSTEKYSAIILHKTSMAEILAQVSSTIACSESSTEAAITTPQTNETPLATAPKDTNVHSSLLSTLKITESPTKKQRTKESEKEE; encoded by the exons ATGCGAGAATATTATGCTTATAAATTGCAGATGAGAGACAAATATTGTCCAAATATACTCAACACTGGAAGATTACTTCAGCAGTATGTTGTTGATATGTACATAAAAATCGAAAGCCAGAGACTATATTACTATAAGAATAAACAAGAATTTATAAGAAGAGAGGAACTACAAGGCGTTATGGATAGCGTCATAGCAGGTCAATGCCAAGGTTCAAAGGTAGGCCAGCGAGTGGTGCTTCCAGCTTCATTTATAGGAGGCCCACGTTACATGAAAAGGAGATATGTTGATGCTATGGCTTTGGTACAGAAATTTGGTAAACCAGATTTATTCATTACGATCACTTGCAATCCTTCATGGCCAGAAATAAAGGATCATATGCTCAGAACAGATGAAGGACACAACAGACCAGATTTACTCACTCGAGTGTTTCATGCAAAGCTTGATATGTTGAAGCAAGAATTATTCAAAAAAGAGATATTTGGATCTGTTGCTGCTTACACCTATGTCATTGAATTCCAAAAGCGCGGTCTTCCTCATGCTCATTTCCTCATAATCTTGAAGCCATGTTCAAAGCTTTACTCTACAGATTCTTATGATCAAATCGTTAGTGCAGAGATTCCAGATGAGAGCAAAAATCAACATCTTTTCAACATGGTTCGTAGACATATGATTCATGGTCCTTGTGGcaaaaaaaatccaaacaatGTCTGTATGCAAGGACAACATCAGAAAAAATGCAGAAACAATTATGCAAAGCCATTTTCTGATAAAACATTTCATGGGGATAATGCATACCCCACTTACCAAAGAAGGAACAATGGATACAAGATGATGGTTCGTGGACATGAAGTGGATAACAGATGGGTTGTTCCATACAACCCTTACATTCTTGCAAAATTCAACTGCCATATAAATGTTGAAATCTGCTCTACAGTGAAAGCTGTGAAGTACATATATAAGTATATCTACAAAGGTCATGACAAGATCCATTTTCGAGTGAATTCAGACAGCTCTAATGACTCAAATTCTGATGCTAATTTATCTACAGTTGATGAAATCAAAGACTACCAGTCAGCTAGGTGGGTATGTGCAGTCGAAGGTATATGGAGGATATACAGATTCTTGCTATCTGAAATGCATCCTTCTATTATTCACCTACAACTTCACCTAGAAAATTGTCAGCCATTGAACTTCAGAGGAGATCAAGACTTACGCGATGTAGTAAGAAACAGATTTGCTAAGACAACTATGTTAACAGAATTCTTTTACATGAATTCTACTGATCCTCTAGCTCAGAACCTCAAATGCACTTATAAAGAGTTCCCTGAACATTTTGTCTGGTATCCAGGAAGGAGAAAATGggagccaagaaaacaaaaagattcTATAGGCAGGATAGTGACAGCAAGTCCAATGGAAGGAGAACGATACTTTCTCAGACTACTCCTCACACATGTCAACAGTCcaacttcatttgatgatttgaGAACAATAAATGGAGCTTATGTACACACTTTTCGTGAGGCAGCAATCTTGAGAGGTTACTTTGAGTCCGATAAGTCACAAGAACAATGTCTTGAAGAAGCAAGTTTGTATCACATGCCATATAGTTTGAGAAGATTATTTGCGACTTTGCTCGTTCATTTTCCTCCTTCAAATCCAAGATATCTTTGGGAGCAATTTGAGCAGCCATTATCTGAAGATATGAGCAACATTCCAGAAATATCAGTTGATCAGATTCGTTTGCAGGTACTATGTCAAATAAATGAGTTTCTCCAATCAATGGGAAAAGACATTAATCAATACGCTTTAGTTTCAAATACCCTGTATTTTGTTGCCTTGAACAAAAACACCCGTGATACAATAGCTGAAACAAGAATCTCTGTACCAGAGCATGACCTATTAGCAATTAAACAACTAAATGTTGATCAGAAAAAAGCTTTTGACATTATTATGAATGCAGTTTTTGTTCACAAGAAAGGGATCTTCTTCATTGATGGACCAGGTGGAACAGGAAAAACATTCCTCTATCGAGCACTACTAGCAGAAACCAGATCAAAAGGATACATAGCTCTTGCTACAGCATCCTGTGGAGTTGCGGCTTCCATTTTACCAGGTGGAAGAACAGCTCACTCAAGATTCGAGATACCAATTGCTGGAACACCAGATAAGCAATGCAGAGTTAGTAAACAAAGCTCATTAGCAAAACTCCTTCAATCTGCAATTCTTATAATCTGGGATGAAGCTCCAATGGCGCATAAGGCCTCAATTGAAAGTGTTGACAAACTTCTAAGAGATATAATGGACTCAAACGATTTGTTTGGATCAAAGGTCATTGTTCTTAGAGGCGATTTCCGTCAAGTCTTGCCAGTGGTAACAAAGggatcaaaatttgaatttattgaTGCAAGCATAGTCAATTCGTACATATGGCCACAGCTACGTAGATTACATCTCACTGAAAACATGAGAGCAAGACATGATCCAGAGTTTACTCAATATCTACTTCGCATTGGAAATGGAATGGAGCCAGTTATCTTCAAGAATTCTATCCAGATACCTCCATCAATGCTGATAAGATATACAAATGAGGAACAATCACTGACTGCACTCATCAGGACAgtatttccagatttgaaagcaTTTTCTGACCAAAATCTCTCTGCAGTTAATCGTGCTATACTGACAACAAAAAATGACTTTGTTGATCAAATTAATGAGAGACTCATTGTACATTTAGAAGGACAACTCCAAGAATATATCAGTCGAGACAAGTGTATAGACAGCTCTGACCAGACAATCATGGAGGACTTGCTGAACAGTTTAACTCCAAATGGTTTTCCACCTCATAAGCTACTTCTTAAACCATATTGCCCTATCATGTTACTCAGAAACATTGATGCTCCTCAGGGATTATGCAACGGCACTAGACTGATATGCAAATCCTTGAGCTCCAATATCATACATGCGGTCATAACATGTTGTGAATTTGCTGGAAAAGAGGTCTTCATCCACAGAATATCTTTCAGAGTAGAGAACAGTTCAGACTCACCAGTACCATTTGAACGTATTCAATTTCCTATCCGGCCCTGTTTTGCTATGACAATAAACAAAGCTCAGGGACAAACGCTTGATTTTGTTGGCATATATTTGCGTGAACCAGTTTTTTCACATGGACAGCTATATGTAGCAATGTCAAGAGCAAAAAACAGTAGTTCTGTGAAAATTCTTATCAAACCATCCATATTTGATGATGAACAAGACTCGATTACTGAAAATATAGTATATACAGAA TCACAGCAGGAAAGAAACATCATTCCATTCAGTGAGATAATCCCTGGAATACAAAACTGGACAGCTCTGGTTCAGGTTCTGGACAAGCAAAAGGCATTActttcaaaagccggcaaccgATATCAGAAGCTGATATTAATTGATCAGCAG GGTACAACAGTTGAAGCAATGATTTATAAATCAGACATCGACTTCTTCAGAAACCATTTCCAACTCTACAAACGATACATTCTCTGCAATGCTAGAATTGAGTACACACCATCAGAATATCGCAGTCATCCAAATCAGT TTATAACTAAGCACATTCCAAAATCAGATATCTTAGGCATTGTCGCTGAAGTTCATCCTCGAATACAGAGAGCTACTACTGCTACCAGGGAAGTAGTGATTATAGACAAAAG CATGATGCCAGTGATTCTGACTCTGTGGGGTGAGCATGAAACAGATGAAGGCCAAACGATTGCAAATATCATTGACACAATGCCGCTCATTGTTGCACTTCGAATTAAAGTATCATCATATCACA CACTGAATCTCTCAACAAAATTTGGATCAAGCATTCTGGTTAATCCTCCGATACAACAAACTGCTGATCTCAAACATTG GGCTACTGAGACACAAGCAGAAATCAAGAAACTGATGGCAGAAAAAGCATACCACAACCGAGCTAAGCTTCTGCCACAACCAAGAGATGATGAGGTCACAACTATTCAAGATTTCCTTGCGTTTCCTACG AAAAAAGCCTACTGGTTGCGTGGTACTCCAAGGTTACTAGACAAGAGCCAACGATTATGGTATAATGCTTGTCCACAATGCCACAAATCATTCAGAGGAAAGCCAGCGTGGAAAATTGTTTGCACTTCATGCAACAAACAAGTAAATATTACTGCAAGATGCCGATTAACTGTAGAACTTGCTGATTATTCTGGAGTTTTGACGCTTGATCTTTATGACAACGATGCTCTTCAGTTACTACCTTTCACCTTATTGGAGATGCAAGACTTAGAAAACAAG CATGAACTGAACTATGAAGCCATTGAAGAGGCCATTAACAGCACTGTGATAACATGCTTTGTGAAGAAAATGATAAACACCCATGCATCCACCAGTACTGAGAAATACTCAGCCATTATCCTGCACAAAACATCCATGGCAGAGATTCTAGCACAAGTTTCTTCCACCATTGCTTGCTCAGAGTCAAGTACAGAAGCTGCAATCACCACTCCACAGACCAATGAAACTCCACTCGCTACTGCTCCAAAAGACACAAATGTGCACAGCAGTTTGCTATCAACTCTGAAAATCACAGAGAGCCCAACTAAAAAGCAACGTACCAAAGAATCTGAAAAGGAAGAATGA
- the LOC113728759 gene encoding uncharacterized protein, producing the protein MAQDVLSSVISRIGECRSNELVEFMWREHSKYESDFSVLDSLMRAFVNTDMGSQALKIWDRMREVRIRPSLSAVSIFFALLIRVGDYGSVWKLFRDMIQRGPCPNIFVYNVMILGFCRKGCVRTGESLLFLMRKYGCEPDVIAHNLLISAYCVRGWTSHSLNWAHFMAESGCEPSTATFVTIINALCKEGNIVEARKIFEEMQEMGVSPGTVTYNALMDGHVKAREIGEANMLYEEMRTMRVAPDGITFNILVAGNYKYGREDDRFLRELSMMALIPDCSISDMSISGLCWAGRLDEALCENPKNIYKPMHISFAFLILK; encoded by the coding sequence ATGGCACAGGATGTTCTCTCTTCTGTAATTAGTAGAATTGGTGAATGTAGGAGTAATGAGTTGGTAGAGTTTATGTGGAGAGAGCATAGCAAGTATGAGTCAGATTTCTCGGTTCTTGATTCTTTGATGAGGGCGTTTGTGAATACAGATATGGGTTCCCAAGCATTGAAAATCTGGGATAGAATGAGGGAGGTCAGAATTAGACCAAGTTTATCAGCTGTTAGCATTTTCTTTGCGCTGCTAATTAGAGTTGGTGATTATGGTAGTGTATGGAAGTTATTTAGAGATATGATCCAAAGGGGACCTTGCCCAAATATTTTTGTGTATAATGTGATGATTCTTGGCTTTTGTAGAAAAGGGTGTGTTAGAACAGGAGAAAGCTTGTTGTTTTTGATGAGGAAGTATGGTTGTGAACCTGATGTTATTGCACATAATTTGCTAATAAGTGCATATTGTGTGAGAGGCTGGACATCTCATTCTCTGAATTGGGCGCATTTTATGGCGGAAAGCGGTTGTGAACCAAGCACTGCCACATTTGTTACAATTATTAATGCACTCTGCAAGGAGGGCAACATTGTAGAAGCAAGGAAAATATTTGAAGAAATGCAAGAAATGGGTGTTTCACCAGGCACTGTGACATACAATGCTTTGATGGATGGCCATGTAAAGGCAAGAGAAATTGGTGAGGCTAATATGCTCTATGAGGAAATGCGGACTATGAGAGTTGCTCCTGATGGTATAACTTTTAACATTTTGGTTGCAGGAAACTACAAATATGGGAGGGAAGATGACAGGTTCTTAAGGGAATTATCTATGATGGCTTTGATTCCTGATTGTTCAATATCTGACATGTCCATTTCAGGATTGTGTTGGGCAGGAAGGTTAGATGAGGCTTTGTGTGAGAaccccaaaaatatatataagcctatgcatatttcatttgcattcttAATCCttaaataa